The DNA segment AGCTATGCAAGTTCGATGCTAAATCAAAAGCATACTGCGTTACGCGGTGTGGTGTGCGTTTTTCGGCGGCATCGGCAACGATTTGTGGAAATTCACCGAGACGCTTCAGAAGATCTTCTTCCTTTTCCGATGTTAAGAAGCTGCCATTGAATTCACCACCAGCAAGTCCCCTTTCTTCAGCCTGGCGTAACATCGTGCAAATGCGCGCATGGGCATATTGAACGTAATAAACCGGGTTCTCATTGGATTCCGAACGGGCGAGATCCATGTCGAAGTCAAGATGGGAATCACTGGAGCGCATGGAGAAGAAATAGCGCATTGCGTCAATTCCGACCTCTTCCATCAGCTCTCTTAGTGTAACGGCTTTGCCTGTCCGCTTACTCATTTTCACTTTTTCGCCGTCCTGGAACAGGTTGACCATTTGAATGATTTCCACTTCCAGCGTATCTTTTTGATAGCCAAGGGCTTGAATCGCTGCTTTCATCCGTGGAATGTAGCCGTGGTGGTCCGCTCCCCAAATGTTAATCAGTGTATCGAAGCCGCGGTCAAGCTTATTTTTATGGTAAGCGATGTCTGGGGTTAAATACGTGTATGTGCCATCATTTTTAATGAGAACACGGTCCTTATCATCATCGAAAGCTGTCGTCTGAAACCATGTAGCATCATCTTTTTCATACACATAATTCTTCTCTTTCAGCACATTTAATGCGTTGTCAATTTTGTCACCCTCATAGAGGGATGTCTCTGAGAACCATTCGTCAAAAGGAACACGGAACTCTTCTAAGTCTGTTTTAATTTTGTTCAATTCGTAAGTCAGACCGTATTTACGGAAAAAAGCCAGACGTTCCTCTTCAGAAACCTCGCCCCATTTCGCACCGTCTTCTTCGGCTAACTTTTTACCGAGCTCAATGATGTCCTTGCCATGATAGCCATCTTCAGGCATGTCCCAATCTTTACCAAGGGCCTGCATGTAGCGTGCCTCAACAGACAAAGCAAGATTGGCCATTTGGTTTCCAGCGTCATTAATGTAGTATTCACGGGAGACTTGGTAACCAGCTGCATCAAGGACATTGCTCAACGAATCACCAACAGCGGCTCCACGTGCATGGCCTAGATGCAACGTACCAGTTGGGTTCGCCGAAACGAACTCAATTTGGATTTTATGGCCTTGTCCGTTGTCCGTTTGGCCGTAATTTCCGCCAGCCTCAAGGATGGCTGGGACAAGGTTGGTTAAGTATTGATTGTCCATATAAAAATTAATAAACCCTGGTCCGGCGATTTCAATTTTTTCAATCGATGCTTTCGAACGATCAAACTGTTCGACAAGCTCTGCTGCGATCTGACGCGGGTTCTTCTTCGCAACACGAGCCAGCTGCATCGCCATATTGGTCGCATAATCCCCGTTTGATTTATCCTTTGGCTGCTCAAGAACGATGGCAGGCATTTCTTCGTCTGTGGCCAGACCTGCCTGCTTCACAGCTCGAACAATTTCATTCTTCAGCTTCTGTTCCGTCTGTTCAACAATGTTCATGATTCCCTTTCCTCCTCAAAAATCAGCGTCAATCGATGACGTTGCGTGACATCATCGTTTAACGTCATTTGATAACTAATAAACAGACGGCCTTGAGAAGCTTCTGTCAGCGACCGATACTCAATTTGGTCTGTCCATGTCCTCATATGAAAATCACCATAGGTATGGCGATAAATATTTTCCGTCTCTCTTTTTCTTTGAAAAACTTGCCGCATATCTACAGCACCTGTTCGTTTAATACTAATATGATCCGGCTTAATTGTCACCATTGTATTTACAGGCTCCCCCTCTTCAGGATGCTCTGTAAACGTGAGAACCTCCGTTTCATCGCGCGTATAAAATTTCCCAGGCTCAGACAGCGTCATCTCTTCTTTACGATCCACATCTCTGATTTCCGTTATGAGCTTAAGCTTCACGTCTGTCATTTCATTACTCCTCCATCCATCAGATCCCGCGTCCTTCCTTAACTTATCTATTATAAGAATTCATCAGCAAAAACTCAAGTTAATCCGACAATTTTTGTACGTTCTCTTCAACCTTTTGAATTTGTGAAAAGTAATTAGGCACGGTGGCTGCGGTATAAACGAGAATAATGGCACAGACGATGCCGAGGAACCATTTATAGGAGAGCACCTTTTTAAATGGCCGCTTGTCTTTGAAAACTGCAAATAAAATCAATGGGAAAAACAAGGCCAGCATAATGATATCCGTGTGCCAGT comes from the Halobacillus shinanisalinarum genome and includes:
- the argS gene encoding arginine--tRNA ligase, translated to MNIVEQTEQKLKNEIVRAVKQAGLATDEEMPAIVLEQPKDKSNGDYATNMAMQLARVAKKNPRQIAAELVEQFDRSKASIEKIEIAGPGFINFYMDNQYLTNLVPAILEAGGNYGQTDNGQGHKIQIEFVSANPTGTLHLGHARGAAVGDSLSNVLDAAGYQVSREYYINDAGNQMANLALSVEARYMQALGKDWDMPEDGYHGKDIIELGKKLAEEDGAKWGEVSEEERLAFFRKYGLTYELNKIKTDLEEFRVPFDEWFSETSLYEGDKIDNALNVLKEKNYVYEKDDATWFQTTAFDDDKDRVLIKNDGTYTYLTPDIAYHKNKLDRGFDTLINIWGADHHGYIPRMKAAIQALGYQKDTLEVEIIQMVNLFQDGEKVKMSKRTGKAVTLRELMEEVGIDAMRYFFSMRSSDSHLDFDMDLARSESNENPVYYVQYAHARICTMLRQAEERGLAGGEFNGSFLTSEKEEDLLKRLGEFPQIVADAAEKRTPHRVTQYAFDLASNLHSFYNAEKVLDEAHPERTAARIALMKAVRTTLQNALRLIGVSAPEQM
- a CDS encoding DUF1934 domain-containing protein, producing the protein MTDVKLKLITEIRDVDRKEEMTLSEPGKFYTRDETEVLTFTEHPEEGEPVNTMVTIKPDHISIKRTGAVDMRQVFQRKRETENIYRHTYGDFHMRTWTDQIEYRSLTEASQGRLFISYQMTLNDDVTQRHRLTLIFEEERES